Genomic window (Danio rerio strain Tuebingen ecotype United States chromosome 24, GRCz12tu, whole genome shotgun sequence):
attattattattattattattattataaatattattattagactCTATGCAAATCGATtagaaagtattttaaataatgctggttaaaaaaaaaaacagctttaattGTGTGCggtatttagctatttatttatatatgtaaattgAAATACCAAAAACTTGATATGATATAGATATTTATCATATtgcttttaaattacttttttattatctaAGTGTAATTGTTTACATgataaaatggcttgccataagCGCATTCCAAAACTGTCAACACATCAGGTCAGTTTTAATTACTACAGGTCAGTGACCACAGATGAGTCTTTATTATAATAAACATGCTTCGTGTGTTGTTAACATACACACTGGAGTGAAATGTAACAATTTGACATACACCCGGAAAGGTTTGtccaattattaaaatatgtttttattattattttttttaatcaaatagcCTATTAAGCATTTCACACATTTCATCTGACCAACACACCgcctgtatttaaaaatataacttaCTTTTAACCTATTTACACTTAAAATAAGATTTAATTGGTTAAAGTATCATCCATTAAGGCACTTCGTGAAGTTTTTGGCTGAAAATCCAAGAGTATATCCCTACAAGCAGTTCCTGAGATTACAAAGTCACCGACGGGAAACCTGACCTGGTCAAAATAAATGGTCATGGATGTGTTGCTCATCTCCGAAGGTTCATGGTTTGTCCCTCTGACAGCCGAAAAAGCCACTTTGGCGCTGCCGGAACGCACAGATATCCCGAGCGAAGAGGTGACTCCTCCGTCAGAAGAGGGGTTGGAGTCGCACACCACCAGACACTTTCCCTCCAGAACGATGGGCTCGGTGTCATTCTGGCCCAGACAGAGCCCTATGCCACATCCCAGGAGAAAGGCGAGAGCCAGCATGGCAAAGGGTCCGGGACAGGCTGCTGGCACCATGATCGGAACAAGAATCCTGTGCAAACTGATCTTTACCACCAGCCCCTTGGAGGTTTGATGTGGCTCTATCACCTGGTCCAAactaacctctctctctctctctctctctctctctctctctctctctctctctctctctctctctctgtaactCGCCGTCACACACTCCGTTTCTTCTCGTCTTTGCGCATCAGTTGGAGGTGTTCAAAGTATTTGAAACGTctcctgaataaaaaaaaaatgcaagaaaaaagaaacacaaaaaacaaGAAATAAGAAAGTACTAGGGTATACACATAGTAATATCTCAATTGATAAGTactgatataaaataaaaacaattaaatctcTATATTTTAGTTTGGCGACATACAATTACGCAAATACACGCATCATCTAATAtccaccaaaacaaaacaaactacgtCAAAAACTATGCTTTTACAGTTATACATGCTTTTCCCTATAGTAAATATCAGCAACCACATACCTTCCCGATCAAATAATGacgaaaaaattaataaaagaatagCAGCAGTTGCGTCTGCACGGAATATGGTATTATTGTGTTTTCTTTTCCCCCTTATACTTCACGTTGCCCGGTATGTTACCTGTTAAATCCATAGTTGGTGTGGTCGGTGTGGCTGCTCCTTCAGCTGTCTTGAGAAGGAGTGAAGCGCGCGCCCAATAAGAGTGCAGAAAAGCAATTGCTCCTTCAGCCTTTTTAGAGGGCGATTCACGCCCATCCCTTCTTTTCAAGTACAGTAATATTTGTTGAACGGACGTTTCTGAACCTAAAAATTAGACATTGGAAAAAATCGTGGATTTGAGAGTTTATTTGCACAACCTTTAATAATGCAAATTCCATTGTTTTGCAGCATTCTTAATTTACTGAACATAGTAAAATAAAGTgtagtaaatatattgtttgCACACACGTCAGCAGATAAGTAGACGAGCTATAAATATGAACCTGTTATTATAGAATGAAATGAAATGCACGTTTGGAATTGCATTATCCAATTGGAAAACATTCAAAGTCAGACAAAACTCTTGTGCTCCACCCTGTGGAGAAATAGTGCTATGACTAACTGTGACTTTAACGAAATTGCAGCATCACATAATCGTTCGTTAGACTATCATGTTTATGAAGttacctaaaaaataaaaaataaaataaataatattattgcatGTGTTGTTGTCCCATGGCTGCTCATATTTAGTGGTGATTTTAAGGTTCCAAGCAttccacaaaataaaaaaaaaggaaaaatacagCAGTTATGAATATCTGCAGATGGTCTGCTAAACTAATACAACAAAGCAAAATATAGGTGCTAGCTAACACATCATATAAAAACAGTGGATATTAAGATAATACatgaaataatacattatttcCACTTGTGAAAGATTATCCATCCAGTTTCTTCAGGAATTAAAAACCACAGGCTGCATAATGTTGTGGCATCTTGTAAAGCTCATTGATTTTACTGTGAGTGTTGACACTAAAAATCAATGAAAAATTAATGCTTCAACGTGTCTGGAGCGATTGAAGGTGGTGTCATGCATATAGTTAAAGATTCTTTATGGAAGCACAGCATATGTGCCAAATAACAATCTTACAATAAGAGTGTATAGGTCAACCTTTTGTAGTAAAAGTTGGTTTGTATAGCTTAAAAATACAGGCAGAAATGAAttattagaaagaaaaaaaaacgaaatgaaGTGTAAAGGGTTAATTGTTGTCTTTAATTCAAAAGTGGTTTAAAAATTAAATCTGTGCCACTGTACTTCATCagtcattttaatttcattaatgctgaagaaaatgtataatttaaaatcCTAAAAGCAAGTAAATAATAGAAATGGTATTTAAAAGTAAAACTTACAATAAAGAAGATGGTAAAGTATggctttatgcaaaaaaaaatgaattttgaaTATGAAATTAGGTAAGTAAAAAAGAGTAGTAAAGTTGTGGCGTAGCCAAGTATTTAATCcatccaagtgcacacacacacacacacacccacccacctaCACACATACAGTGAACACACATCTGGAGCAGTGGGCAACCATTGAAGCAGTACGCAGGGAGCAGTTAGTGGATCTGTGCCTTGCTCAAGGGAAGTTGGAAGTGATCCGATCACAAGTTTCCGATTACAAATCCAACATAGGCCATGGCCGCcccattttttataatttaaataaaatcataaatatttcagACAGAACTAATTTGGCAATTTAGGATCCATTTATTAACAAATGAAAATGTCTGGTTCGCAATGATGGTTTTTAATTAATGGCTTCATTTCTGGCACATATACTATTTATGATTTAACCCCCCTGTAACCATAGGCAAATACAGAAGATAAGGATTAAATTGGGTTGTATTATAAGACTTGGTGATAGACCCAATGACTTTGCTGTGGAGCATGTCTGTCCTTCTGCAATGAGTTCTGTAATGTTAAAACTTGAGGGCTTGGTAATTTGGAATGAGAGGAGATGACAGCCAGAAGCACAGGTATATTTTAACTTATAAAATACTTGAACTATGCAAGCAGTTTGAGTATACTTACCTATGCCTACGTGGCCTGACTAAACTATTGCTGCACTCTATATAAATTAAATTGGGCTGAAGAAATATGCAGGTCCCCTCTCTAACCATCAACAAACTGAGTACAATCCTGCAAAAACGAATTGCATATGCATATACATTACATGAAGAGTAGTTGGTATTGTTTCTACCTGAAACAAGTATGCTATATTCATCTTATTGGTATATAAATCAAGATTATTAGAGataacatttaaaagacaattttAGAAACTTAATTTAGGCATGTATGTTCAGCTCAgatatacgttttttttttttttttttttgtctatgatAAAATTTTTAGCATGTACTGTTAAATGGTTCACTTTAGTTTATGATACACAGTGAGGTCCATCTTATTTCACCAAGGTctacttactttaacatgtttgcCCTTGCCTCTGCTAGACAGAAAGCAGTGCAATGCCTATACACATTATTTATTAGACATAACACAGAAGAAAGATTCAAATCGAAACTGTTAGTTCCCATCAAAGATACAGTCATATAATTAATTCATACTTTAGTTCATATATCATTTGGTCATTGAGGTTGTATATCTCTTGCTTCTGCCTGGGTTTTTTGTAACACAAAACAAAGCCTCTGGTTACTGAAACAGTAACATCAGAAAGTTTATGAGGTTTATTTTCAAACTAGTCATTATTTCATCCCCACTTGTAAGGTGAgcttgacataaaaaaaaaaaataataaaaaatgaaggtTCCAATGATGATCAAATTGgtgtattttgtcattttttgcaaAATAAGTTCAAAACATAAAAGTTCAGCTGGTATACTCCTTCTTACTACTATTTAATTGACTTAGATTTTCTACCACACTATCTGCAGTTTTTATGCAGATCATTTTAGAGAATTttaactgagctttttgaactaCTGCTAAGACagacaaataataatgttatagaAAACTCTAAAATTTATGGGGGGGCGGGGGCTGGGGTCTGGATTATTACAATGCAAATAAACATAATATGGACAAACTTAAAAATTGAGTTAAATTTGGACCTATactttaattaacaaaaaaattaacccaGCAACTGGTTTTGTCCAAAGTTTACCCACAATTGAGTTTATAACAGCATTTCCATGGTGTATGAAATGCAATACAACATGAACAAAAATGTTGTGATAAACTTCAGAGATTTGTTCAAACGTTCACATTGCTATTATCAGATGTTTTAGTTATGTCACTGCTGTAATTTTGAATtttagatatatgtgtatatatgtatgtgtgtgtgtgtgtgtgtgtgtgtgtgtgtgtgtgtgtgtgtgtaacatgaAGCACATTTAAATGTCGTTCACAGCGCATCAATAAGTAAGAACATTAAACCTCTCGCAATGCAAACATCTTTTTATCCCTAAATGAAGAACATAGAAATAACTTTGTTGTGAGTATTAGAGCCTTTAGTGTGAACCTCTGTTCTAGCTTTATAATGACAAATAATTATTTCTGTGCTTTTTATCTTATAAATTCATTTTGAAGAAGCTCTGGAATTTCTGTAAGAAAGCATAAAGTGTGATGCCGGGTTTGACAGGTCTTTTCAGTATGTGTTATGTCCACTGAACCCATCCTTAACCTCCCTAATTAATAGTTTTCCTCACTCTTCAAAGTTGCTAATTGGAAATATTATGTAAGCTATTCATGGCTGATGCCTTCTAAAGAGTGAAATGATGATACTGCATTAATTCATAATAGAATGAGTCAATGCCTTCATAATAGGCTTCATTCTTTGGGATACTTGGAAGACTTCTCTGCcactttaaaacaatcaatgccctCTCAAAACCCTTTTTAGGGCTGGATTGctgttaaaatactttaaatgcacTTCACCTGCAAGAGCTGAGCAGTTCATGTTGGTAAAATGTATCTTATTAAA
Coding sequences:
- the cbln2b gene encoding cerebellin-2b isoform X2 is translated as MVPAACPGPFAMLALAFLLGCGIGLCLGQNDTEPIVLEGKCLVVCDSNPSSDGGVTSSLGISVRSGSAKVAFSAVRGTNHEPSEMSNTSMTIYFDQVLVNIGNHFDLKASLFTAPRRGIYSFSFHVVKVYNRQTIQD